In Bombina bombina isolate aBomBom1 chromosome 6, aBomBom1.pri, whole genome shotgun sequence, a single genomic region encodes these proteins:
- the LOC128663771 gene encoding thiosulfate:glutathione sulfurtransferase-like: MSTGVISYDELKKLKGQIFDVRSPDEVEKGKIQNSVNIPVNYFENALKLDPETFKYTYGVNKPSLQDEDFVVHCQMGRRGARAANIAAAIGYKHVQNYAGGFKEWSEKGGN; the protein is encoded by the coding sequence ATGAGTACAGGTGTGATTTCATATGATGAACTGAAGAAACTGAAGGGTCAGATATTTGATGTTCGGTCACCAGATGAGGTGGAAAAAGGCAAAATTCAAAATTCTGTAAATATTCCAGTAAATTATTTTGAAAATGCATTAAAACTGGATCCTGAGACATTTAAATACACATATGGTGTGAACAAACCTAGCTTACAAGATGAGGACTTTGTTGTCCATTGTCAAATGGGAAGAAGGGGAGCCCGGGCAGCTAATATTGCTGCAGCAATAGGATACAAACATGTACAAAATTATGCCGGTGGCTTCAAGGAATGGTCTGAGAAGGGAGGAAACTGA